tctctctctctctctctctctctctctctctgtctgtgacGACGAAAGTGAAATTCATGTCCCggttttcgagagagagagagagagagagagagagagagagagagagagagagagagagagagagagagagagagagagagagagagaatttgtttttttacaAGAGACGATTTTCTTCTCCATAtaaacctgtctctctctctctctctctctctctctcgcaacttTCGCCTCTCAGTTCTTgctctttactctctctttctctctttcaccctctctctctctctctctctctctctctctctctctctctgtgtgtgtgtgtgtgtgtgtgtgtgtgtgtgtatttcttgaATAGTATTgttacaagtagtagtagtagtagtagtagtagtagtagtagtagtagtagtagtagtagtagtagttgttgttgttgttgttgttgttgctgttgttgttgtaaaggaaattaaatagagaaaaaaaaaagaggaggaggaggaggagaaggaggaaaaacaaggaaaaaaaagacaaaggcgagagagagagagagagagagagagagagagagagagagagagagagagagagagagagagagagagagagagagagagagagagagccgaaaTGATACTAAATAATACAACTTAgtaaaaaattagaaaaaatttAATGTGTTCTTTTTAATTACATTCACATCCAAATTActtgcaaataataataataataataataataataataataataataataataataataaaaagtaacaaaaagtgaaaattaaatatTGAGCTGaaccaaataaataataatggccgTATTCAATTAcacatatataattatttatatatataattatttatatatattactcaCGCCGGTGTTGCCATATCGCGGGTTCTACAATTACatagtctttcttttctcggattactaatatatatataattactagaattattactattacaattcTTTCTCCTAGGAGGCAGAAACATAAGtaggcaataaataaataaataataaataagaaaataatgataaataaacagagagagagagagagagagagagagagagagagagagagagagagagagagagagagagagtaaaataaataagaaaataataatgctaTTTTgcgtgcaagagagagagagagagagagagagagagagagagagagagagagagagagagagagagagagagagagagagagagagagagagagtaaaataaataaaataataatgctattttgcaagacagagagagagagagagagagagagagagagagagagagagagagagagagagagagagagagagagagagagagagagagagagagagagagattttaattaTAATAACGTTAGctatacaaaaatatattattattattacactaaattaaatacacaaataatatacatttaaagagagaaaataaaagaaaaatagtacaataatgataataataataataataataataataataataataataataatatacacacCACAactttatatgtatgtaatatatataatttatatatatgtgcgtgtgtatgtatgattgtaggagcataataataataataataataataataataataataataataataataataataataataataatattcatataaTTTGTATACATCGCTGGctccttcctatatatatatataaggaggaggaggaggaggaggaggaggaggaggaggagggggaggaggaggaggaggaggaaaaataaagaaaaaaaagtaaaaaaaaaaaaactccaaccagtgaccaaaaaaataaataaaaaaaataaagggaaagaaagaaggaaacaagagcaaacaaggggaaaaaaggggaagaaacaaacaaatatatatattaaagataaaagtaactatttaatatttcaataaattataattacaaaatatttattaacttcaaaagaaaaaggaactaaagaaaacaaataagaaagagggaaagggagaaatgataataatacgacacaaacacaacaatgataataataataataataataataataataataataataataataataataataataatgaacaatttgagacaagaaattaagaaaagtgaGTAAAATAAGTTCttttcatataataataatattaatatgtaCAATTttgtagatgaataaaaaaataactatacaataataataataataataataataataataataataataataataataaccaacttTACACTCACAGTCCCTCATCACACTAAATAATTACAAATCTTCATCTTCTCATTAAATAATAtagtacaaaacattaaataatatagatataaattaatatacaataataataataataatgataataataataataaagagcaaTGAACTAAATAAGGGTCGCATTCTAGTGAACGAAGCATCACCACAACGCAACAAGGAGCTAAGCACTAAGGAATAACTGATCTAAATTTTTACCTATTGTATTAATCTAGCGTACACCACCATAGGGCATCTCTTGTGTGTATATCTGTtcctagtagcagtagtggacatagtagtagtagtggttgttgtacAGTTGTTGTAGTATTAATTAGTTGTGGTgatagatgtagtagtagtagaaagaccACAATAACTCAAcaaaaaggattaaaaagaaaacgaggaacgaaaggaaaatggggaaaaaaaaacagaaagcgggaaataaacacacaattCAAAAATCTACAATGAAAAGAGCATTAATtctagaaaataattaaaaatctttcttctctctctaccACTTTACATTCCATCactccaataaataaataaaagataaatagaagcgAATCTCTCATTTTAAACACAGTGGGACACATTAAATAAGGACTCACATTTTCACCACCCCCTAACACCCCCACCACGCATACAGTACCCCcagcccccctccctctccctctgcctcgccCAACgtcaccccccaccccaccacGTTCCTAACTAATTAAAAATACGTTGAGCTCAACCATGACTTTTGGGCGGGTTTTGTCACGTTTTGGGCGGTTTTTTTAGGGGAAACTTAGggattttaattttaattcaGGGATTGGTTTAGAGTGTTTTAagggttttgttgtttttttttagggtgtttttagtGTATTTGGGTTTTTGTGAAGGTTTTTTTGGGTTTAGTTgtgttttttgtagtgtttagGTTTTGTAAGGGAGAATTAGCGCTTATctcaaaaaaatgaatatttgTAATAATCTGTAATTTCAGGCGTATTTAACTTAAAATGTCACACTTTGGAACGTGTACttaaaaaaagagtatttaaaGCCTtgtttacattaaaaaaaaacttgagattACGACTTTGGGTGCGGGTATATCCTTGTTTACATTCAGGCATTTTTGGGAGGGTCGTTTGTAAATTAACagggtaaaaaaaatagtttgtttaCCTTGGAAGCTGTTTTTTGGAGATTAAATACCTAAGGACCtgtttttttgtatatgttGTTTGTAtataaaaatgtttgtttgttgtttgtataTAAAAATctggtttgtttatatttaatttcttttcaggGCAGTTTGTTTGCCTAGAAATTGTTTGAAGTTTGCATAAAAACGGTAAAAAATTTCATTAGTTTACATTTAGACAGGTTTTGTGAAGGTCAGCCAGTGTGGAGGTACCCGTGGCCTTGTTTACACTAAGAAGGCAGTCAGTCTGACCTTGTCTGCCTTAAGAAAGTGGGTATTTGTGCTTTATTTACCTTGTGGCTGGCCTGTCAGGAGTGCTTGGGAGCTGACTGGTctgtggtgttcttcagggagCGTTTGGTTAGTGTTATGGGTATTCTGGGTTCTGTGAGTTGTTTGTGGGGGTTTGTAAGAGACTTTGGGGTATTTAGGGGCGGTATGTAGGTTTTAAGGGATCATTTGTGGGTTTCTGCGGTGTCTGTGGGGGTTTCAGGGGTCTGGATAACTTTACTGGGGATTCTAGGATACTATTTGCATCGGGCATGGTTCCAAATGCAGTCTGTGGGGTTTGCAGGGGAGATAGCTCGGTTTTAGGGCAGTTTGTGGGGTTTCCAGGGACAATACTAGGGTTGTGCATAGTTCCTGTGGGGTTTCCAGGGGTGGTATTTGAGTCTCAGGGTATTTTGTGGCATGTGCAGGGGCGGTACTTGAGTTTTGCGACAGTTTGTGGCGTTTTAAGGGACATTACTTGAGTTGTGGCTAGCTTTTGGGGGGTTTTCAGGGGCTCCTCAGGGTTCACAGGTCCCTTAGTCATGTTCACACAGCTGCTCGAAGATAGGGAGCCGGAGGGAGCGCGGGATATCAAGGGCGTGGGTGTGTGGCGTGGGCGAagtggagtgggaggaggagagagataacGAGTCCAGATCACCAGCTAGGGACTCCACAGGGCTTACCGGGGGCGTGTCCAGCCCTGGCAGCGAGCCCCcgggggaaggagaggcgggACCAGCAGGACCTAGGCCATGGAGACCCACAGTGAGGCCCTCCAGCAGCCCACGTCCGCGCCCACACCCCGGGAACAAATTGAAGGTGTCGTCAAAGAACGCAGAGGGTGTTGTGGGCGACCCATGCAGCGAGGAGGGCGGGGAGGGCGAGTCAGCAGCAGAGCCAAGGCCGCCCATGAGGATGTGAGGCCGTGGGGAGATCGGGGGAGGAGGGTTAGGGCCAGGGGAGGGCGGGGGAGGGGCGCCGCGTCTCTCCTCGGCGTTGTGAATGAAGTGGCACCTCGGACCATATGGACAGAAGCCGATGGTGTGGAAGGTGCGGCACAGCTCAGTTTTGTACTTGGGGTGTCTGTTCAGTGTTCGCAGCTCAGCGCCGCCGTGGGCAAACTGGCACTTGTCGCCGTATTTACAGAAGCCGTGCTCCTCAAAGGGCCGGCACAGCTCTGTCTTGTACCGCGAGGAGTTGCCGCCGCCCTTGGCTGGCTCAGAGTGACAGCGGTCCAGGCGACGGTGCTCTGATGGgcctggaggaaagagagagagagagggggtactGAGGTGTTCTGGGGTTacgggagagacagagacagagagagagagagagagagagagagagagagagagagagagagagagagagagagagagagagagagagagagaggtgggtgtggTAGTGTTCTAGGGGGTAGGTGTGGCACAGACAAGGGTTTCCTCAGGGTATGTCACAGTCCTAAAGTCAGGTGGGGTCCCTAAGGTCACTAATCAGGTGGGGTTCCTAGGGTCACTAATCAAAGAAGGACCATAATCACTCATCAAACAAGGTGTACAAGGTCCTCAATCAGACAAGGTCCCAAGGGGTATTATCAGTGTCAGACAAGTTCATAGGTCAAACTGAATCTGGTGGAGGTAGTGAAGTGTGCTAAGGGATATGAGGAGTAGGGCACTTAGGGCCAGCTCTCAGGGACACGATAAAGAGGGGGTCTGAAGGAGGTACTGGTGCCCTGAAGGATATGACAAAACAGATCACTAAGGAATAGGAACACATTAAGACctgtaccacaccacaccactattACTAACACATCCACAGCCACCAAGCAGGGTAGGACAAGAGGGATCTAAAGGAGGTACTGGTGCCCTGAAGGATATGACAAAAAACAGATCACTAAGGGCTAGGAAAAGATAGAGAGCTGTACCACATCACACCACTACCAATACTAACACATCCACATCCACCAAGGAGGGCAGGACAAGAGGAAATCTGAAGGAGGTACACAAAACCACCAAAaggaatactactactactactactacgatacTAACCTGTAGAAGCTGCCGGCCCACTAGTGCTATGATTTCGCCCAGTGGACAGACCTCCACCTAACACGCCCATGGCCACGCCGGCGCCCACGGGGGTTGAGTTTCTCTTAGCGAGGGAAAGATGACCCCCCACGGCACGCTGATCTATGCCCTCACGTGACGCCACCAAACTGCCATCACGACGAACACTTCGAAGCATTGTGGGgccctgtggagagagagagagggaaggtcagaggtcgtagtggtggtggtggtgagtaaaCCAATAATATTAACAGTTCCTGATAATATAggaaatattactactactattactgctactgctactgctactatcattattaatattgtggGCCCTGAGGAGAGGAACAGGGGagggtagtaatagtggtggtggtggtggtaatagtaaggATGGAAACTAATGCTATTTGAATTTCCtatactacaccaccaccaccaccaacaacaacaacaacaactactactactactactactaccaaccgCCATataattgctactactattatttttactaataATACAATTTTTACTACTGTGATAGTACTATAACagacaacagtaataacaacaacaacaactactactactactactattactactactactacaatcccTGCTACTACAAAAAtgactactacaactacaactatttatactactgtcactaccacATAAAACAGAGCAAGGGTAGTGAAGATACTGACGCTAACTGCAACActgagcaggtggtggtggtggtggtaaccgtactactactactactactactactactactactactactactactacttctactactactactatttctgttaTTATGAGCGAATAAGTGTTTCTACTTTGAAAACGAGTGAATTACAaagtggagtagtagtagtaatagtagtagtagtagtagtagtagtagtagtagtagtagtagtagtagtagtagtagtagtagtaataataataataataataataataataataataataataataataataataataaaatagaagttGAAATATTACAACTCAcaaatttaagagagagagagagagagagagagagagagagagagagagagagagagagagagagagagagagagagagagagagagagagagagagagagaaaaataactatCATTAAATCCAATTCACTACAGCACacaatcatcactatcactaccactactactactattaccaccaccaccaccaccactactatttacTATTACACCACGCTTACCAAAAACACGATTACTTTTACTATCTCGTACTATTACAACACACTATCGAAACCACTAaaactatcactattactaacattattattattattattattattattattattattattattattattatattttcaaccctattactactactactactactaatgttctgtgtgtgtgtgtgtgtgtgtgtgtgtgtgtgtgtgtgtgtgtgtgtgtgtgtgtgtgtgtttacgtgacTATCTCAGTTCGTGTGTACGTACTTGGAAagacaatgacacacacacacacacacacacacacacacacacacacacacacacacacacacacacacacacacaaagacaagttGACGTAATAAAACaccgtccgtctctctctctctctctctctctctctctctctctctctctctctctctctctctctctctgtcatagaaatctagaaaacttctgtcccttagagagagagagagagagagagagagagagagagagagagagagagagagagagagagagagagagagagagagagagagagagaaacttgctTGTAGTCAcccctcatcctttcttcttcctcctcctcctcctcctcctcccaactttctctcctctcattctcaaagcaagagagagagagagagagagagagagagagagagagagagagagagagagagagagagagagagagagagagagagagagaggaaaaataccactaaaaacaaatgaccaccaccaccacaacactactactactactactactactactactactactactactactacaactactactagtaatggACCGGATACAATGACACTCCCTCTTTCctgctgacagagagagagagagagagagagagagagagagagagagagagagagagagagagagagagagagagagagagagagagaggcgaaagtTTGATATACttacttataaaaaaataaagctacaTTTTAAGTAACTTtcccgtagtagtagtagtagtagtagtagtagtagtagtagtagtagtagtagtggtggtggtggtggtagtatattgtaatagagaagaaaaatatacgagagagagagaggaagggggagagagagagggagagagagagagagagaggctctggatggagagaaagtggtgatggtacaggaggaggaggaggaggaggaggaggaggaggaggaggaggaggagaagctttcttcctttataattccgggaagagagagagagagagagagagagagagagagagagagagagagagagagagagagagagagagagagagagagactatcagataaagaaaaacaataatagttGATTAAATGATACGAACTGATTAGCGATAGTagagatagtggtgatggtagtagtagtagtagtagtagtagtagtagtagtagtagtagtagtagtagtagtagtagtagtagtagtagtagtggacagGAAgttatgaaaatgaagaaacagcGGAAGTGTGATGactaagttctctctctctctctctctctctctctctctctctctctctctctctctctctctctcacacaagtGTAAGCGCAACATGTGGGactgtgcacgtgtgtgtgtgtgtgtgtgtgtgtgtgtgtgtgtgtgtgtgtgtgtgtgtgtgtgtgtgtgtgtacctaataacactctctccctctctctctctctctctctctctctctctctctctctctctctctctctctctctctctc
The Scylla paramamosain isolate STU-SP2022 unplaced genomic scaffold, ASM3559412v1 Contig3, whole genome shotgun sequence DNA segment above includes these coding regions:
- the LOC135096358 gene encoding mRNA decay activator protein ZFP36L1-like, which translates into the protein MSPGVPQDTSLLDFNTEGPTMLRSVRRDGSLVASREGIDQRAVGGHLSLAKRNSTPVGAGVAMGVLGGGLSTGRNHSTSGPAASTGPSEHRRLDRCHSEPAKGGGNSSRYKTELCRPFEEHGFCKYGDKCQFAHGGAELRTLNRHPKYKTELCRTFHTIGFCPYGPRCHFIHNAEERRGAPPPPSPGPNPPPPISPRPHILMGGLGSAADSPSPPSSLHGSPTTPSAFFDDTFNLFPGCGRGRGLLEGLTVGLHGLGPAGPASPSPGGSLPGLDTPPVSPVESLAGDLDSLSLSSSHSTSPTPHTHALDIPRSLRLPIFEQLCEHD